A portion of the Bubalus kerabau isolate K-KA32 ecotype Philippines breed swamp buffalo chromosome 1, PCC_UOA_SB_1v2, whole genome shotgun sequence genome contains these proteins:
- the LOC129636542 gene encoding histone H4-like — MSGRGKGGKDLGKGDAKRHRKVLCNNIQGITKPALRCLARRGGVKRISGLIYKETRRVLKVFLENVIQDAVTYTEHAKRKTVTATDVVYALKRQGRTLYGLGG, encoded by the coding sequence ATGTCCGGACGCGGGAAAGGCGGTAAAGACCTGGGGAAAGGCGACGCTAAGCGCCACCGCAAGGTTCTGTGCAACAACATCCAGGGCATCACTAAGCCTGCTCTCCGCTGCCTGGCTCGTCGTGGTGGTGTGAAGCGCATCTCTGGGCTCATTTACAAGGAGACCCGTAGGGTCCTGAAAGTATTTCTGGAGAACGTGATTCAGGACGCGGTCACCTACACCGAGCACGCCAAGCGGAAGACTGTCACCGCCACCGATGTGGTCTACGCTCTCAAACGCCAGGGCCGTACCCTCTACGGTCTCGGCGGTTAA